Proteins from a single region of bacterium:
- a CDS encoding acetate kinase, with product MKVLVINCGSSSLKYQLIELDNNQLMARGLADRVGLQLYEKASLTHRVNEKVWKYNVDMPDHYRAMEEVAKVLTHPEMGVIKTLEEIDAVGHRVVHGGERFTSSVVIDKEVEKAIEECANLAPLHNPPNLTGIRAAKALLPNVPHIAVFDTAFHSTIPPYAYIYALPYEFYERYRIRRYGFHGTSHYYVARRAIQYLKENFSIEPSKSKVITCHLGNGCSITAVLGGESIDTSMGLTPAEGLVMGTRCGDIDPAILPFLMEKEGYTAKDIDEIINKKSGLLGISGKTNDMRDIEEEIAKGDKRAKLAFDVFCYRVKKYIGAYAAVMGGVHAVVFTGGIGENGPMEREAICSGLEFLGIEIDPEKNEMMIRGKEGDISKENAPTRVLVIPTNEELVIAQETARIVSNIKKRSV from the coding sequence ATGAAGGTATTAGTGATAAACTGCGGAAGTTCTTCCCTAAAATACCAACTCATTGAGCTTGACAATAACCAGTTAATGGCAAGGGGATTGGCTGACAGGGTTGGATTACAACTCTATGAGAAAGCCTCCCTTACCCATAGGGTGAATGAAAAAGTGTGGAAATACAATGTGGATATGCCCGACCATTACAGGGCTATGGAGGAGGTTGCGAAAGTTCTCACCCATCCCGAAATGGGGGTTATAAAGACCTTGGAGGAGATAGATGCTGTGGGACATAGGGTGGTTCATGGAGGCGAAAGGTTTACAAGTTCCGTTGTCATAGATAAGGAAGTGGAGAAGGCGATAGAGGAATGTGCCAACCTTGCCCCTCTTCACAATCCTCCAAATCTTACAGGGATAAGGGCAGCTAAAGCTCTCCTTCCAAATGTTCCCCATATTGCGGTTTTTGATACAGCTTTCCATTCCACTATTCCACCCTATGCTTACATCTATGCGCTTCCATACGAGTTCTATGAGAGATATCGGATTAGGAGATACGGTTTCCACGGCACATCGCATTATTATGTTGCAAGGCGCGCAATCCAGTATCTGAAGGAGAACTTTTCCATTGAGCCATCTAAATCAAAGGTGATAACCTGCCATTTGGGGAATGGCTGTAGTATAACCGCCGTCTTAGGGGGTGAATCTATTGATACGAGTATGGGCTTAACGCCTGCTGAGGGCTTGGTTATGGGGACTCGCTGTGGTGATATTGACCCTGCCATACTACCTTTCTTGATGGAAAAAGAGGGCTACACTGCGAAGGATATAGACGAGATAATAAACAAGAAGAGCGGGTTATTAGGTATTTCTGGTAAGACAAACGATATGAGAGACATAGAAGAGGAAATAGCAAAGGGGGACAAGAGGGCGAAATTGGCTTTTGATGTTTTCTGTTATAGAGTGAAGAAATATATAGGCGCTTACGCCGCGGTGATGGGCGGAGTGCACGCGGTTGTGTTCACGGGTGGGATAGGCGAGAACGGTCCTATGGAGCGGGAAGCGATATGCTCAGGGCTGGAATTTCTGGGGATAGAGATAGACCCTGAGAAAAACGAGATGATGATAAGGGGCAAGGAAGGAGATATAAGTAAGGAAAATGCTCCCACGAGGGTTTTGGTTATACCCACTAACGAGGAGCTTGTGA